The Siniperca chuatsi isolate FFG_IHB_CAS linkage group LG12, ASM2008510v1, whole genome shotgun sequence genome has a segment encoding these proteins:
- the tmem41aa gene encoding transmembrane protein 41A-A translates to MRSLVGLIAVVVAASLYLYSLSLYLPAGPRRRPHPASDREHVATAESEQHTDSSEGPGRLKFPSDLEQLRELAELLQFYKAEHTEYVLLLFCSAYLYKQSFAIPGSSFLNILAGAIFGPYEGLLLACVLTTVGSTMCYLLSQAFGKRYIVNLFPDKVSMLQRKVEENQDCLFFFLLFLRFFPMTPNWFLNMSAPIVNIPINFFFCSVFIGLLPYNFICVQTGVMLSEVSSLDDLFSWERLLQLLAIACMALLPGALIRRFSQRRLKLDVQSQNGLITDKKVQ, encoded by the exons ATGCGCTCACTTGTCGGACTAATcgctgttgttgttgcagccAGCTTGTACCTGTATTCACTGTCCCTGTACCTTCCTGCGGGACCACGACGACGTCCTCATCCCGCCTCCGACAGAGAACATGTGGCGACAGCGGAGTCCGAGCAGCACACTGACAGCTCCGAGGGACCCGGCAG GTTGAAGTTCCCTTCGGACTTGGAGCAGCTGAGGGAACTGGCTGAGCTCCTGCAGTTTTACAAGGCAGAACACACTGAATATGTCCTGCTACTCTTCTGTAGTGCATATCTCTACAAGCAGTCCTTTGCTATTCCTGGATCCTCGTTCCTG AACATACTAGCAGGAGCTATATTTGGACCATATGAAGGGCTGCTGCTTGCCTGTGTGCTCACCACCGTGGGCTCCACCATGTGCTACCTCCTGTCTCAGGCCTTCGGAAAACGCTACATTGTTAACCTCTTCCCTGATAAGGTCTCCATGCTACAGAGGAAG GTTGAGGAGAACCAGGACTGTTTGTTCTTCTTTCTGCTCTTCCTGAGATTCTTTCCCATGACTCCCAACTGGTTTCTGAACATGTCTGCCCCGATTGTCAACATCCCCAtcaacttcttcttctgctcagTCTTCATTG GCCTCCTGCCGTACAACTTCATCTGTGTCCAGACAGGCGTCATGCTATCTGAGGTGTCATCGCTGGATGACTTGTTCTCCTGGGAgcggctgctgcagctgctggccATCGCCTGCATGGCTCTGCTGCCCGGTGCCCTCATCCGCCGCTTCAGTCAGAGGCGTCTTAAACTGGATGTCCAGTCGCAAAACGGGCTCATCACAGATAAGAAGGTCCAGTGA
- the igf2bp2a gene encoding insulin-like growth factor 2 mRNA-binding protein 2a isoform X3, whose protein sequence is MGWSDGSGKVELHGKVIEVDYSVPKKLRSRKIQIRNIPPHLQWEVLDGLLAQYGTVENVEQVNTDTETAVVNVTYATKEETKEAIEKLTGHQFDDYSFKVSYIVDMDAAPPDEAPRTRRGGRSSRDQGASQPGPSGEFGAPRRQHDFPLRMLVPTQFVGAIIGKEGLTIKNVTKQTQSKVDIHRKENAGAAEKPITIHSTPEGCSSACRMILDIMQKEANETKTTEDIPLKILAHNSLVGRLIGKEGRNLKKIEEETGTKITISSLQDLTIYNPERTITVKGSLEACCKAEAEITKKLREAYENDIAAINQQANLIPGLNLNALGIFSSGLPVLPPAAGPRGAVPPVAPAAYNPFLSHSSQLSGLYGVPPASAIPHQHSQQAQEQEVVYLFIPTQAVGALIGKKGQHIKQLAHFAGASIKIAPAESPDVTERMVIITGTPEAQFKAQGRIFGKLKEENFFSAKEEVKLETHIKVPSTAAGRVIGKGGKTVNELQNLTSAEVIVPRDQTPDENDEVFVKISGHFFASQTAQRKIREIIQQVKQQEQKHQQGAAVSPHHAK, encoded by the exons GAGTCGGAAGATCCAGATCCGGAACATTCCCCCTCATCTACAGTGGGAG GTTTTGGATGGCCTTCTAGCTCAGTATGGTACTGTAGAAAACGTGGAACAAG TGAACACTGATACAGAAACAGCAGTGGTGAATGTTACGTATGCAACCAAGGAGGAAACTAAAGA AGCCATTGAGAAGTTAACAGGACACCAGTTCGACGACTACTCTTTCAAGGTGTCATATATTGTGGATATGGATGCTGCTCCGCCTGACGAGGCTCCCCGCACACGACGCGGGGGCCGGTCGTCCCGTGACCAGGGTGCCTCTCAGCCCGGGCCTTCAGGAGAATTTGGCGCTCCACGGCGACAACATGACTTCCCCCTGCGTATGCTCGTGCCTACTCAGTTTGTGGGAGCCATCATTGGCAAGGAGGGCCTCACCATCAAGAATGTCACCAAACAGACACAGTCCAA ggtgGACATTCATCGGAAGGAAAATGCAGGTGCAGCAGAAAAGCCCATCACCATCCACTCAACTCCTGAGGGCTGTTCCTCCGCCTGCCGCATGATCCTGGACATCATGCAGAAGGAGGCCAACGAGACCAAGAC gacgGAGGACATCCCTCTGAAAATACTCGCCCACAACAGCCTTGTGGGCAGGCTGATTGGGAAGGAGGGCCGCAACCTGAAGAAGATCGAGGAGGAGACAGGGACCAAGATTACCATCTCCTC GTTACAAGACTTAACCATTTACAACCCTGAGAGGACCATCACGGTGAAGGGCAGCTTGGAGGCGTGTTGTAAAGCCGAGGCGGAGATCACAAAGAAACTGAGGGAAGCCTACGAGAATGACATTGCTGCTATAAAC CAACAGGCCAACCTGATCCCAGGCTTGAACCTGAACGCTCTGGGCATCTTCTCCTCTGGTCTGCCGGTGCTGCCCCCTGCTGCTGGACCACGTGGTGCAGTGCCCCCAGTGGCACCAGCAGCATACAACCCATTCTTA AGTCACTCTTCACAACTCAGTGGCCTGTACGGGGTTCCTCCAGCAAGTGCCATCCCCCACCAGCACTCA caACAGGCTCAAGAACAGGAGGTTGTCTACCTCTTTATTCCAACTCAGGCAGTCGGGGCCCTGATCGGCAAGAAGGGCCAGCACATCAAACAACTCGCCCACTTCGCTGGAGCTTCCATCAAG aTTGCCCCAGCTGAGAGCCCAGATGTTACTGAGAGGATGGTTATCATTACTGGAACCCCAGAGGCTCAGTTTAAG GCCCAAGGTCGGATATTTGGGAAGCTGAAAGAGGAGAACTTCTTCTCAGCAAAGGAGGAGGTCAAACTGGAGACGCACATCAAGGTTCCCTCAACTGCAGCCGGCAGGGTCATCGGTAAAGGCGGCAAGACG GTAAACGAGCTGCAGAACCTTACGAGCGCTGAGGTCATCGTACCGCGGGACCAAACTCCAGACGAGAACGACGAGGTCTTTGTGAAAATCAGTGGGCATTTCTTTGCCAGCCAG ACTGCACAAAGGAAGATCCGGGAGATCATTCAGCAGGTCAAACAGCAGGAACAGAAGCACCAGCAGGGCGCCGCTGTGTCACCGCACCACGCCAAGTGA
- the igf2bp2a gene encoding insulin-like growth factor 2 mRNA-binding protein 2a isoform X4 — MREEKHAGRSRKIQIRNIPPHLQWEVLDGLLAQYGTVENVEQVNTDTETAVVNVTYATKEETKEAIEKLTGHQFDDYSFKVSYIVDMDAAPPDEAPRTRRGGRSSRDQGASQPGPSGEFGAPRRQHDFPLRMLVPTQFVGAIIGKEGLTIKNVTKQTQSKVDIHRKENAGAAEKPITIHSTPEGCSSACRMILDIMQKEANETKTTEDIPLKILAHNSLVGRLIGKEGRNLKKIEEETGTKITISSLQDLTIYNPERTITVKGSLEACCKAEAEITKKLREAYENDIAAINQQANLIPGLNLNALGIFSSGLPVLPPAAGPRGAVPPVAPAAYNPFLSHSSQLSGLYGVPPASAIPHQHSQQAQEQEVVYLFIPTQAVGALIGKKGQHIKQLAHFAGASIKIAPAESPDVTERMVIITGTPEAQFKAQGRIFGKLKEENFFSAKEEVKLETHIKVPSTAAGRVIGKGGKTVNELQNLTSAEVIVPRDQTPDENDEVFVKISGHFFASQTAQRKIREIIQQVKQQEQKHQQGAAVSPHHAK, encoded by the exons GAGTCGGAAGATCCAGATCCGGAACATTCCCCCTCATCTACAGTGGGAG GTTTTGGATGGCCTTCTAGCTCAGTATGGTACTGTAGAAAACGTGGAACAAG TGAACACTGATACAGAAACAGCAGTGGTGAATGTTACGTATGCAACCAAGGAGGAAACTAAAGA AGCCATTGAGAAGTTAACAGGACACCAGTTCGACGACTACTCTTTCAAGGTGTCATATATTGTGGATATGGATGCTGCTCCGCCTGACGAGGCTCCCCGCACACGACGCGGGGGCCGGTCGTCCCGTGACCAGGGTGCCTCTCAGCCCGGGCCTTCAGGAGAATTTGGCGCTCCACGGCGACAACATGACTTCCCCCTGCGTATGCTCGTGCCTACTCAGTTTGTGGGAGCCATCATTGGCAAGGAGGGCCTCACCATCAAGAATGTCACCAAACAGACACAGTCCAA ggtgGACATTCATCGGAAGGAAAATGCAGGTGCAGCAGAAAAGCCCATCACCATCCACTCAACTCCTGAGGGCTGTTCCTCCGCCTGCCGCATGATCCTGGACATCATGCAGAAGGAGGCCAACGAGACCAAGAC gacgGAGGACATCCCTCTGAAAATACTCGCCCACAACAGCCTTGTGGGCAGGCTGATTGGGAAGGAGGGCCGCAACCTGAAGAAGATCGAGGAGGAGACAGGGACCAAGATTACCATCTCCTC GTTACAAGACTTAACCATTTACAACCCTGAGAGGACCATCACGGTGAAGGGCAGCTTGGAGGCGTGTTGTAAAGCCGAGGCGGAGATCACAAAGAAACTGAGGGAAGCCTACGAGAATGACATTGCTGCTATAAAC CAACAGGCCAACCTGATCCCAGGCTTGAACCTGAACGCTCTGGGCATCTTCTCCTCTGGTCTGCCGGTGCTGCCCCCTGCTGCTGGACCACGTGGTGCAGTGCCCCCAGTGGCACCAGCAGCATACAACCCATTCTTA AGTCACTCTTCACAACTCAGTGGCCTGTACGGGGTTCCTCCAGCAAGTGCCATCCCCCACCAGCACTCA caACAGGCTCAAGAACAGGAGGTTGTCTACCTCTTTATTCCAACTCAGGCAGTCGGGGCCCTGATCGGCAAGAAGGGCCAGCACATCAAACAACTCGCCCACTTCGCTGGAGCTTCCATCAAG aTTGCCCCAGCTGAGAGCCCAGATGTTACTGAGAGGATGGTTATCATTACTGGAACCCCAGAGGCTCAGTTTAAG GCCCAAGGTCGGATATTTGGGAAGCTGAAAGAGGAGAACTTCTTCTCAGCAAAGGAGGAGGTCAAACTGGAGACGCACATCAAGGTTCCCTCAACTGCAGCCGGCAGGGTCATCGGTAAAGGCGGCAAGACG GTAAACGAGCTGCAGAACCTTACGAGCGCTGAGGTCATCGTACCGCGGGACCAAACTCCAGACGAGAACGACGAGGTCTTTGTGAAAATCAGTGGGCATTTCTTTGCCAGCCAG ACTGCACAAAGGAAGATCCGGGAGATCATTCAGCAGGTCAAACAGCAGGAACAGAAGCACCAGCAGGGCGCCGCTGTGTCACCGCACCACGCCAAGTGA